Part of the Vibrio sp. SCSIO 43137 genome, TGCGTACAGTGATGAACTGAGCTCTCTTGATATTGAGACAGAAGAGACGCAGGTACTTTATCCGGAAGCAGAGGACATTGCTTTTCTGGCACAGTTTGAGCTGGCAAAAGGCAATACAGTGGCGGCGGAAGAGTCGAGCCCTGTCTATCTGCGCGATAAGGTGGCGTGGAAAAAACTGCCCGGCAGAGAGTAATTGAGGTATTTGAGATTTAGATGGTAACGGTAAACGGTCTTTCCCCTAGTGTTATCCCTTCTGCTAATAAGGCGAAACAGAAACGCCTTAACAAAAAGCAGCAGGACAATAGCCAGGTTGCTCAGACAACCAAGGTGGCAGAGGCTGTTGCACACTCTATCCGTCAGGTAAACGAGTCAGACATCGAAAAAGCTCAGCTTCAGTACGACCTTCCTCAGGGGCAATCCCGCAAAGCGATGGAAGAGTATATGGATGTGCTTAATCAATCGCGCAAAGAGGAACTTGCACAACTTATCGGGGTAGATATTTACATCTGACTTCACAGGCGATGCCTTAATGTATAGAACGATATTTTTTATGCTGATTGCGGTAGGGCTTTCAGCATGTTCCACCCTTCCGGAAAACCTCCATTCCGAAAATACTAATCTGATAACCAGTTACCAAGAGTGGCAGCAATCCGGTTTCGACTCTGAAGAAGTACGTATTGGTGGCGTGATTGCCAGTGTGACCAATCTGTCTGACCGTACCCGCATAGAGATAGTTAATTTGCCCGTAGACTCTAATGGAAAGCCAAACTTGTCGGTCACACCGGAAAAGCGATTTTCAGCATACGTTGAGGGCTATCTGGAGCCTGTTGCTTTAGCTAAGGGGCGGCTGATTACCGTTCTGGGAACGTCTCACGGGCAGGAGCAGACCAAGGTGGGCGACTACTCTATGACTATTCCTATCATTCAGGCTTTGGCATTCCACCTATGGCGAATAGAAGAGAGAGTGATTTTCGATCAAGATAGTCCGTTCATGTTCCCCTGTTGGGGGATTAACTGCCGGAGCATCAGACAGTCCCCTTCTTCAGGAAAGGTTATACAGGAAGTGAAATAGTGCTTAGAGAAAAAACAGTCACACTGGATTGTGGCGAGCTTGCTTACCTTGAAGCGGGTCTTGAGACGTCTGGCGGGGAATCAGCTGAAGTAACAGTGCTGTTTCTTCACGGCTGGCTGGACAACGCTGCCAGCTTCAACACCTTGATTGAACAGTGTCAAAAGCGGATTCCGGATGCTAATTTTATTGCGCTGGACTTTCCCGGCCATGGCAATTCTCAGCATAGGAAGCAGGGCAATTTTTATCCTTTTCATGACTATATTGACGATGTTTATCAATTTTTGCCGACTTTGTCTGCAAATAAGCTGATTATTGTCGGCCATTCCCTTGGTGCATTAGTTGGCTGCTGTTATAGTGCTGCGTTTCCTGAACAAGTGGCCGGACTTGTTCAGATAGAAGGGTTCGGACCGTTGGCAGAAGCAGAAGAAAATGCCGTCGACAGGCTTAGAAAAGGGGTTCTCAGCCGGAATAAATTACGCAGAAAACCTAAGCGTCGCTTCAATAGCCTGCAGGATATGGTGAGGGTGAGAGCCAGCGTCAATAGTCTGGCAGAACAAGAGATATTTCCGGTGGTTGAGAGGGCGAGTGAGTTTGACGGAGAAAACTGGAGCTGGAAGCACGATAACCGGTTGCAGTCAGACTCCCTGTACAGAATGTCCGAGAAGCATGCTCAGCTAATGAGTAGTTCTATCCGCTGTCCCCAGACGATAATTCTAGGAGAGCAGGGTTTTGATTATCTTCGCAGGCAAACAGACTCAGCGCTGAACACCGGGCAGGATGCGGTAACTAACGATGCTATAGCTAATAGAGCTGAAGTGCATATTATCGCCGGCGGACATCACTGCCATCTTCAACAACCTGAGTTAACATCTGAAATCATAACTGATTTAGTTAACAAAATTTAAACAACTGTTTGAGAGATTAGTGTTACTGCACTAAAGCTGTGCTGTAATGTATACCCAAGTGACCTAAAGGTGCAGTATTCAGAGGTCACTTGGGTATAACAACACTTGTGAACAAACAAAAAAAGCATATAGCCAAACGAGGAGAGTAATCGTGGAAAAACCATGGCTTTCACGCTATCCAGACGATGTACCTGAGACGATTAACCCGGATGAATACACCTCTCTAGTAGAGATGTTTGAAAACGCCGTCAGAAACTTTGCTGATCAGCCTGCCTTTGTCAATATGGGCTCAGTGATGACCTTTCGTAAACTGGAAGAGCGTAGCCGGGCATTTGCTGCGTACTTACAAAATGATCTGAAGCTACAAAAAGGTGACCGTGTCGCAC contains:
- a CDS encoding Slp family lipoprotein, producing the protein MYRTIFFMLIAVGLSACSTLPENLHSENTNLITSYQEWQQSGFDSEEVRIGGVIASVTNLSDRTRIEIVNLPVDSNGKPNLSVTPEKRFSAYVEGYLEPVALAKGRLITVLGTSHGQEQTKVGDYSMTIPIIQALAFHLWRIEERVIFDQDSPFMFPCWGINCRSIRQSPSSGKVIQEVK
- a CDS encoding chromosome partitioning protein ParA; translated protein: MVTVNGLSPSVIPSANKAKQKRLNKKQQDNSQVAQTTKVAEAVAHSIRQVNESDIEKAQLQYDLPQGQSRKAMEEYMDVLNQSRKEELAQLIGVDIYI
- a CDS encoding alpha/beta fold hydrolase, yielding MLREKTVTLDCGELAYLEAGLETSGGESAEVTVLFLHGWLDNAASFNTLIEQCQKRIPDANFIALDFPGHGNSQHRKQGNFYPFHDYIDDVYQFLPTLSANKLIIVGHSLGALVGCCYSAAFPEQVAGLVQIEGFGPLAEAEENAVDRLRKGVLSRNKLRRKPKRRFNSLQDMVRVRASVNSLAEQEIFPVVERASEFDGENWSWKHDNRLQSDSLYRMSEKHAQLMSSSIRCPQTIILGEQGFDYLRRQTDSALNTGQDAVTNDAIANRAEVHIIAGGHHCHLQQPELTSEIITDLVNKI